The following are from one region of the Corylus avellana chromosome ca1, CavTom2PMs-1.0 genome:
- the LOC132163387 gene encoding uncharacterized protein LOC132163387 has product MASKLIQIASYEAENQTELSLRQAFELLEPKLRPPFSLTIPDQQEYAQLNKAILYGVLCEPHFAKTHIKQLHAIVTDGYGLFVRLLVKVVHELYAKLIESTRKQLVWVAKEMIDVSAVGVAGLLVCLLRQIVGGDYCEGNLWLCFELVSIFLAKWDCLLEEEPLVLTSALYTYLRLLADHCRLVNNTNLEALKQLEIEFCVKVVREQFHLCLRIGRDFIRVLQDLVHVPEFRAIWKDLVLNPSEFKTPGFSDISQFYCTRTSSRYALLRITPEMETQLRFLLTHVKLGSQKRHQDWFAKKFLHGLERETIVSDIVRFICCAHHPTNEIIQSDVIPRWAVIGWLLSLCRKNHVGANAKLALFYDWLFFDEGVDNLMNIEPAMLLMVYSIPRYIDMTHTLLEFLFLLMDNYDVQRNDIIVRGVSSAFSVLLRKGVIQSMDVLTSCDALSPFLRERLGWSVSGMKMGVSKEQQPPNFPCYFSARVSLPYSPCMETPSPSVKGQLTRIQEDGFATKPVDSSVPSVVASEHQVVSVDNLIKIFREKIKKSYVIGLKALDDLLDAFVNLNNTETMSGTICPEVLSSTIAKEFELNGYKLFTSLPFLPDKLDCDDEIGSATALIIRSSIFSQPKMHGMLLSWSKNGFSVGVRLLSYASRLAYEVSMVDSIGDTTVDKDSAKRSDLSMPFLVFHVDGYISFLNGEKENSLSTLASTSKIDNKLFSMLVDSAFAAYRCFLMHSRTILHKDADTSLTKLLISDLISCTEWGRKRLKFLFCSVFHHLSDLSISKEDIIRLLVSQLDHTDLVDIQFEIGLKKLSVFGENTETILHLIESSLKWGCLEQHKLWGLIRSELAVSKVQLEKVILGFFCSGELDAKRNAIAVEGLLTLCSCRAPTPELVGAIMLLPNNVFQDFAAAVLATWVMSNASMLFDSLANFSEKLDNKTGDSGFLNSAGIMINHSAVLWLFNYFSAQGMNGSIILRNFSLDIPAKKKSGGSDEY; this is encoded by the coding sequence ATGGCCTCAAAACTTATACAAATCGCTTCCTACGAAGCTGAGAACCAAACGGAACTCTCTCTAAGGCAGGCCTTTGAGCTTCTGGAACCCAAACTAAGACCCCCATTTTCCTTGACAATCCCAGACCAACAGGAGTATGCTCAGCTCAACAAGGCCATTCTTTACGGGGTTTTATGCGAACCCCATTTTGCCAAAACCCATATTAAGCAGTTGCATGCTATTGTCACTGATGGGTATGGCTTATTTGTACGTTTGCTTGTCAAGGTTGTTCATGAATTGTATGCGAAGCTCATCGAATCCACGAGAAAACAGTTGGTTTGGGTTGCTAAGGAGATGATTGATGTTTCGGCAGTAGGGGTTGCTGGTTTGTTGGTGTGTCTATTGAGGCAAATTGTTGGTGGGGATTATTGCGAGGGGAATTTGTGGTTGTGTTTTGAGTTGGTGAGCATCTTTTTGGCCAAATGGGATTGCTTATTAGAAGAGGAACCATTGGTTTTGACGAGTGCTTTGTACACGTATCTTCGGCTATTAGCTGATCATTGTAGGCTAGTGAATAATACAAATTTAGAGGCACTGAAGCAGTTGGAGATTGAATTTTGTGTCAAAGTAGTGAGGGAGCAGTTTCATTTGTGTTTGAGAATTGGGAGGGATTTCATTAGAGTCTTACAAGATTTGGTCCATGTGCCTGAGTTTAGAGCTATATGGAAAGATTTAGTATTAAACCCGAGTGAGTTTAAGACTCCAGGATTTTCTGATATTTCGCAGTTTTATTGCACGAGGACATCAAGTCGATATGCTTTACTTAGGATTACTCCAGAAATGGAGACCCAATTGCGGTTTTTACTCACACATGTAAAATTGGGGAGTCAGAAGCGTCACCAGGATtggtttgctaagaagtttctACATGGGCTGGAGAGAGAGACAATCGTGAGTGACATTGTTCGGTTTATATGTTGTGCACACCACCCAACTAATGAAATTATTCAGTCAGATGTTATTCCAAGATGGGCTGTTATCGGTTGGCTTTTGAGTCTTTGTAGGAAGAATCACGTTGGAGCCAATGCAAAGCTTGCTCTATTTTATGATTGGCTTTTCTTTGATGAAGGAGTAGATAATCTTATGAACATTGAGCCTGCAATGTTATTAATGGTATACTCCATTCCCAGATACATTGACATGACTCATACCCTTCTCGAATTTTTGTTCCTCCTTATGGATAACTATGATGTGCAGCGTAATGATATCATAGTTAGGGGAGTGTCGTCAGCTTTCAGTGTACTTCTTAGGAAAGGAGTGATTCAGTCAATGGATGTTTTGACTTCTTGTGATGCACTTTCTCCTTTtctgagagagaggcttggatGGTCCGTTTCAGGTATGAAAATGGGAGTTTCTAAAGAGCAGCAGCCACCCAATTTTCCTTGTTACTTTTCAGCACGTGTGAGCTTGCCATACTCGCCCTGTATGGAAACTCCATCACCATCAGTAAAAGGGCAACTTACACGCATCCAGGAAGACGGGTTTGCCACTAAACCTGTTGATTCTTCCGTTCCATCAGTGGTGGCCAGCGAACACCAAGTTGTTTCTGTggataatttaattaaaatttttagagaaaagatTAAGAAATCGTACGTGATAGGCCTTAAGGctttggatgacttattagatgcaTTTGTGAATCTTAATAATACTGAAACAATGAGTGGTACAATTTGCCCGGAAGTTTTGTCCTCTACAATTGCAAAGGAATTTGAGTTGAATGGGTATAAACTATTTACTTCTCTTCCATTTCTTCCAGATAAGCTTGACTGTGATGATGAAATAGGGTCTGCCACAGCTTTAATTATTCGTTCCTCTATCTTTTCTCAGCCCAAGATGCACGGCATGCTTCTATCCTGGTCAAAGAATGGTTTTTCTGTGGGAGTACGGTTACTATCTTATGCATCAAGACTAGCTTATGAGGTATCCATGGTGGATTCTATAGGAGATACAACGGTTGATAAAGATTCTGCTAAAAGAAGTGATTTAAGTATGCCTTTTCTGGTATTTCACGTTGATGGTTATATTTCTTTTCTCAATGGAGAAAAGGAGAATTCTCTTTCAACTcttgcttctacttcaaagataGACAATAAGTTATTCTCAATGTTGGTAGATAGTGCATTTGCTGCTTACAGATGTTTCCTTATGCATTCAAGGACTATCTTACATAAAGATGCTGATACATCTCTGACAAAGCTCCTCATTTCTGACTTGATATCTTGTACTGAATGGGGAAGGAAAagattgaaatttttattcTGCAGTGTCTTTCATCATCTTTCTGATTTATCCATCAGTAAGGAAGACATCATCAGGTTACTTGTCAGCCAGTTGGATCACACCGATCTAGTTGATATACAGTTTGAAATTGGCTTGAAAAAATTATCTGTATTTGGTGAGAACACTGAAACCATTTTGCACTTAATTGAGAGCTCTCTCAAATGGGGCTGTCTGGAACAACATAAGTTGTGGGGGTTGATTAGATCGGAGCTTGCTGTTTCCAAGGTGCAACTGGAGAAGGTGATTTTGGGATTTTTCTGCTCAGGTGAACTAGATGCAAAAAGAAATGCCATTGCAGTTGAAGGCCTTCTTACATTGTGTAGTTGTCGTGCACCCACACCTGAGCTTGTTGGGGCAATCATGTTATTACCTAATAATGTGTTCCAGGACTTTGCTGCTGCGGTTCTGGCAACATGGGTCATGTCTAATGCCTCAATGTTATTTGATAGCTTAGCTAATTTTTCTGAGAAACTTGATAACAAGACTGGGGATTCTGGTTTTCTCAATTCAGCTGGGATTATGATAAACCATTCTGCCGTTTTATGGTTATTCAATTATTTTAGTGCACAAGGAATGAATGGCTCCATTATCTTGAGAAATTTCTCCCTGGATATTCCAGCCAAAAAGAAATCTGGTGGTTCTGATGAATATTAG
- the LOC132167805 gene encoding probable choline kinase 2, translating to MGAVEEPLKNKEDRLPGEAKEILKSLAVNWGDVLDTSDLQVIPLKGAMTNQVFQIKWPTKTEDVSRKVLVRIYGEGVEVFFDRDDEIRTFEFISKHGQGPRLLGRFSNGRIEEFIHARTLSASDLRDPEISSLIASKMKEFHDLDMPGPKNVRLWERLRNWLRVAKSLASPEESKAFCLDTIEEDISILEKELSQAHYHIVFCHNDLQYGNIMIDEKTNSITIIDYEYASYNPVAFDIANHFCEMAADYHTETPHILDFSKYPGLEERQRFVRIYFSSSGNESSNVEVEQLLQDVEKYTLASHLFWGLWGIISEHVNEIDFDYMEYARQRFQQYWLRKPALLGSVGASSDSATVGNCAI from the exons ATGGGAGCTGTAGAAGAgcccttaaaaaataaagaggatcGTTTACCAGGTGAAGCAAAGGAGATTCTAAAATCATTGGCTGTCAACTGGGGGGATGTGCTTGACACAAGTGACTTACAGGTCATTCCTCTTAAAGGTGCAATGACCAATCAGGTTTTTCAAATAAAGTGGCCAACAAAGACGGAGGATGTCTCTAGAAAAGTTCTAGTTAGGATCTATGGTGAGGGTGTGGAAGTCTTCTTTGACCGGGATGATGAAATCCGGACATTTGAGTTCATCTCAAAGCATGGGCAGGGACCTCGTCTTCTAGGGCGGTTTTCAAATGGGAGAATTGAAGAGTTCATCCATGCAAGG ACACTATCAGCATCTGATCTGCGCGATCCAGAAATATCTTCTCTTATAGCGTCTAAAATGAAGGAGTTTCATGATCTTGATATGCCTGGTCCAAAGAATGTCCGGCTGTGGGAGAGATTACG AAATTGGCTACGTGTGGCCAAGAGTTTGGCTTCCCCTGAAGAATCTAAAGCCTTTTGCTTGGATACCATAGAAGAGGACATCTCTATATTGGAAAAGGAGCTTTCACAGGCTCATTACCACATAGTATTTTGCCACAATGATTTGCAATATGGTAACATAATGATCGATGAAAAGACCAATTCCATAACCATCATT GATTATGAGTATGCAAGTTACAATCCTGTTGCATTTGACATAGCAAATCATTTTTGTGAGATGGCTGCTGACTATCATACGGAAACGCCCCATATTCTGGACTTTAGTAAATATCCTG GTTTGGAGGAGCGTCAAAGATTTGTGCGTATATATTTTAGTTCATCAG GTAATGAATCTAGTAATGTTGAAGTGGAGCAGTTACTTCAAGATGTTGAGAAGTATACACTTGCGAGCCATCTGTTTTGGGGCTTATGGGGAATAATATCG GAACATGTGAATGAAATTGATTTTGACTACATGGAATATGCAAGGCAGAGGTTTCAACAATACTGGTTAAGGAAGCCTGCTCTATTGGGCTCTGTTGGTGCTTCCTCTGATAGTGCGACTGTTGGTAACTGTGCTATCTAG
- the LOC132179355 gene encoding uncharacterized protein At5g08430, protein MDGGGESAAFEWVEDYNGHEYETRARAKRKVRSKKKEFLGWGSRPLINFLQWVGKDTRERISQSDAATIINDYVNENKLVHPAKKKRIICDEWLHSIFGRKTIGRKKIHHLLEQHFTENQEESDDDFLYSPGKSRNGLEIYEEGILSSERKAHQKKKVSATPKSCFPAINPHNIKLVYLKKSLVEDLLLKDPETFESKLIGSFVRIKSDPNDYFQKNSHQLVQITGLKKAPGTSSTSTEVFFLASSVVKDISIGMLSDDNFSDEECKDLCQRVNDGLLRKPTVVELQQKAQILHEDITRHWLAREIPLLQNLIDRANEKGWRRELDQYLEKKQLLENQDEQLRLLSEVPEVIADEIEPPAIPQANPDNVEQENSGSPRSILNGASEIPILVIAANGTASNLTAPNMDFTEFQHDVIEEEPKQPSQLIDKSHGDLQLANEEENKGGVQMVEKQAMRPQVIDLSDDEENEPPSVGKQILEDKLGSSMWHYLDPQGDIQGPFSLTCLNRWSEADYFPLDFKVWKMGQSQDEAVLLKDILHQNQS, encoded by the exons atggatggCGGAGGGGAATCTGCAGCGTTTGAATGGGTGGAAGACTATAATGGGCATGAATATGAGACTCGTGCGAGAGCGAAAAGGAAGGTAAGATCAAAGAAAAAGGAGTTTCTGGGTTGGGGGTCGAGACCCCTCATCAACTTCCTTCAATGGGTTGGAAAGGATACCAGAGAGCGCATATCTCAATCTGATGCTGCCACCATTATAAATGACTATGTTAATGAGAACAAGCTTGTTCACCcagcaaaaaagaagagaattatTTGTGATGAGTGGCTCCATTCCATTTTTGGAAGGAAAACAATTGGCCGAAAAAAAATCCATCACTTGCTGGAACAACACTTTACTGAGAACCAAGAGGAATCGGATGATGATTTTCTATACAGCCCCGGCAAGAGTAGGAATGGTTTGGAGATATATGAAGAGGGTATCTTGAGTTCGGAGAGAAAAGCCCATCAGAAGAAAAAAGTTTCGGCAACTCCAAAAAGCTGTTTTCCTGCCATAAATCCTCACAACATTAAGCTTGTCTACTTGAAAAAGAGTCTAGTTGAGGATCTTCTTCTCAAGGACCCTGAAACCTTTGAAAGTAAACTAATAGGAAGCTTTGTGAGGATCAAATCCGACCCCAATGATTACTTTCAGAAAAACTCTCACCAGCTTGTGCAAATTACAG GTCTGAAGAAGGCACCTGGAACCAGCAGTACGAGTACAGAAGTCTTCTTTCTGGCTTCCAGTGTGGTAAAAGACATCAGCATTGGCATGCTTTCAGATGATAACTTTTCTGAT GAAGAATGCAAGGATTTGTGTCAGAGAGTAAATGATGGCTTGCTCAGAAAGCCAACTGtt GTGGAGCTTCAACAAAAAGCCCAAATCTTGCATGAGGATATTACTAGGCAT TGGCTTGCAAGAGAGATTCCTTTGTTACAAAACCTCATTGATCGAGCCAATGAAAAGGGGTGGCGTAGAGA GCTTGACCAGTACCTGGAGAAAAAGCAACTGCTTGAGAATCAAGATGAACAGTTACGGCTGTTGAGTGAGGTTCCAGAAGTAATAGCAGATGAAATAGAACCGCCAGCTATACCACAGGCTAATCCAGATAATGTAGAACAAGAAAACAGTGGTTCGCCTAGGTCAATCCTCAATGGAGCTTCAGAAATTCCTATTCTTGTCATAGCAGCAAATGGAACTGCATCAAATTTGACGGCTCCTAACATGGATTTTACAG AGTTTCAACATGATGTTATTGAAGAAGAGCCAAAGCAACCATCACAGTTGATAGACAAAAGTCATGGTGATTTACAGCTTGCAAATGAAGAAGAGAATAAGGGGGGTGTCCAAATGGTAGAGAAGCAGGCAATGAGACCTCAAGTGATTGATTTGAGTGATGATGAGGAAAATGAACCACCAAGTGTTGGAAAGCAAATTCTCGAAGACAAGCTGGGAAGCTCAATGTGGCATTATTTAGATCCCCAAGGAGACATACAGGGCCCCTTTTCTTTAACATGCTTAAACCGTTGGAGTGAAGCTGATTACTTTCCTCTGGATTTCAAGGTCTGGAAGATGGGTCAAAGCCAAGATGAAGCTGTATTGTTGAAAGACATTCTTCACCAAAACCAGAGTTAG
- the LOC132188303 gene encoding jasmonate-induced oxygenase 1, producing the protein MEIGGEPIVRVQGLAEAGLSHVPPQYIQPPPNRPQLKTHSSTFNHDTGPPVIDLSEFDPTRRESVRESIGRACREWGAFHVTNHGVPASLLDHVKTVGLTFFNHCPLPDKLKYSCDPTSFASQGYGSKMLLPDQNGVVLDWRDYFDHHTFPLSRRDPDRWPHFPPDYRDAVGSYAHQMKALAQKLLGLISESLGLRSSCIEEAVGELHQNITISYYPPCPQPDLTLGLQPHSDMGVITLLIQDHVGGLQLLKNNHWLTVHPLSDAILVLLADQTEILSNGKYKSAQHRAITNNTQARLSVATFHDPAKAVKISPASELVSESSSPQYREVLYGDYVSSWYTKGPDGKGNINSLLLT; encoded by the exons ATGGAAATCGGCGGCGAGCCGATTGTGAGAGTGCAGGGCTTAGCCGAAGCTGGTCTCTCACACGTCCCTCCACAATACATCCAGCCGCCTCCCAACCGTCCTCAACTCAAGACACATTCCTCCACCTTTAACCATGATACCGGTCCACCCGTCATCGACCTATCCGAATTTGACCCGACCCGCCGGGAATCTGTCCGGGAGTCAATCGGGCGGGCCTGCAGAGAATGGGGGGCCTTCCACGTCACCAACCACGGCGTTCCCGCCAGCCTGCTGGACCACGTCAAGACCGTGGGCCTTACCTTCTTCAACCACTGCCCACTCCCCGACAAGCTCAAATACTCCTGCGACCCAACCTCCTTCGCCTCCCAAGGCTACGGCTCCAAAATGCTCCTCCCCGACCAAAACGGCGTCGTCCTGGACTGGAGAGACTACTTCGACCACCACACCTTCCCGCTCTCTCGGCGCGACCCCGATCGGTGGCCCCACTTCCCTCCCGACTACAGAGACGCCGTGGGCAGCTACGCCCACCAGATGAAGGCGCTGGCTCAGAAGCTGCTGGGCTTGATCTCCGAGAGCCTAGGGCTGAGATCGTCGTGCATCGAGGAAGCCGTGGGTGAGCTGCACCAGAACATTACCATCAGCTATTACCCTCCCTGCCCTCAGCCGGACCTCACCCTCGGTCTCCAACCCCATTCCGATATGGGGGTCATCACGCTTCTGATCCAAGACCACGTCGGAGGCCTTCAACTTCTCAAAAACAACCACTGGCTCACCGTACACCCTTTGTCCGACGCCATTCTCGTCCTTCTCGCCGATCAAACCGAG ATTTTAAGCAATGGGAAGTATAAGAGTGCTCAACATAGAGCCATAACTAATAACACTCAAGCTCGGCTCTCAGTTGCCACATTTCATGACCCTGCCAAGGCAGTGAAAATATCCCCTGCTTCTGAGCTTGTTAGTGAATCTTCTTCTCCACAGTACCGTGAAGTTCTTTATGGGGATTATGTGTCATCATGGTATACAAAGGGCCCGGATGGAAAAGGAAATATAAATTCCCTCCTGCTTACCTGA